The nucleotide window ACCCAGCGACGTCTCGACACTTCGCTGCGATCATTGGCATGTGCCATCAACCTGTAGCGACGGCTTTGATCATATTGCACAGAGATCAGCTCAATCAGTTTCGGTGAACCACAATTGCCAGCGATGGCCATGTGAAAGGTCTTGTTGCGTTCATCCCACTCCAGAGCCGCATTTATGGGATCGGTCGGCATTTGTCGCTCAACTTCAGACAAAGCGTAGTGGGTGGCAACGACTTCAGAGCGCCAGTCCACGGTCGACCGCTTTATGGCCCACTCCAGCGCCAAGACTTCGAGTTCGGCCCTGACCCGGATACTGTCCTGGAGCTCGTCTCGCGAGGGATTCAGAACGCGAAAGCCCTTGGATTCTTCGAAGCTTACATATCCCTCACCAACGAGAAGAGACAATGCTTCGCGGACTGATGGATGCGACACTGAGTAGGTTCGCTTCAGCCCTTCAATGTTCAGTTTTACGCCAGGCTGTATTACCCCGAGAGAGATGTCGAGACGTAACTGATTGGACAGGGCAGCAATGACTGAGCCTTGTTTTTGCACTTTCACTTACCTCCCACATCCAACCAATCAAACTGTATCGTCAGCCTAGGATACGGGTTTGACCATTGCAACAATTCAATAATATGCGATATTTAATCATAATATGATTTATATGCAGGCAAATTTGCGGTGGGCAGGAGTGGTTCAAACTGATGCATGATCGGGATGCCTAGTTTCAGACCTTTAAGATCCATTGTGACCGGCGGTTCCGGTGCGCTCGGCAGTGCCATTGTGCGATCCTTGTGTGAACGAGGCGACCAAGTCGTTTGTCTGGACCAACACGCTCCGGCCACATGCATGGCTGAGTTCGTCAAGGTCGATGTTACCCAAAGGCCATCGGTTGATCGCGCGATCAGACACGCTGTCGAGCACATGGGCGGTTTGGATGTCCTGGTCCATGCCGCTGGCATGATCAGGGCGGCAAGGTTCAGTGATCTCACTGAAGAAGATTTCGAATGCCACCTCAACACCAATCTGCTCGGTGCGTTTCGAGTGGCGCAACAGGCCAGCATCCACATGATGGAAAACGGCGGGAGGATCGTCTTCATTACGTCAATCCATGGACAGATCGGCGTGACGGGGCGAAGCGCCTATGCCGCTTCGAAGGGCGCGGTTGCGTCATTGGCGCGCGTGATGGCCGCAGAACTTGCCAAACATCGTATTCGCGTCAACGTATTGGCACCAGGCGCTGTGGATGGCGGCATGATGCCCGATCCGAAGTCACGTGATGGTTGGATTGCCGCGACACCCAGTGACAGGGTCGCGTATCTGGAAGAAGTCGCGGCTGTTGCCGCAATGCTTGCCTCCGATGAGGCAAGCTTCGTCAATGGTCAAGTTCTTGCCGTTGATGGCGGCGCCAGCACTGTGCGTTCAATTGGAAGATAGCTGGGCAATAGCTCGAGCGAAGTGTGCCGAACAACAACAATAGTCCATTAGTGAAATCTGAGTGGACTGTGCCTGTGTCAGCTCAACCGGTAATTTTCAAGATGGCCGGTACAGGGATTTGATTTCAAATGCGACCAGATTTTCTGCACGAGCGGAGAGGGTGCGTCGCGTTTCTTGAAGACCCAAATTTCCAGGTTGGTGTCGTATCGACCTTCCCCTGCCAATGCCAGCCTCCCTGCCTGAACGTCTTCATAAGCGCTGCAGGCAGGCAGCCAAAGCATCTTCTGGTCGAGGTGGGCAAGCCGTTTCATGAACTCGCACGTGCCGCTTTGCGAGGTGCACACGAAGTCCGGATCCTGCGCGGTCATCGATGAAAACAGAAGGTCTTCGACTTTGGAGAAGTAACCGGTTTGGCCGTAGCCAATATATTCAAGACCGGTGCTTGGCGGCTTGTCGACGTCGAAGGCGGGACGTCCCTTTGCATCAACGGCAGTACAAAGATGCATAGTGTCATCGCCGAGTTTGATTGAATCGAATTCCTGATGCTCAAAAAATGCCGGGACCTCTGGCTTAAAATAGAGCACCAGCAGATCCATCTTTCGATCACCGAGCAATTCCACCATTTCATAGAAATCGTAGCTGTCTATTGAAACGGAAAACGAACCACAGCCCTGCTTGATTTGATGAAGCCACTCCGGCACGAAGCTGAGCGCCAGCGACGTTGAGGCCGCAAGGCGAATGTCCGGTGTTGTCGCGGAATTTCGTCTTTGGAATTCAACGCGGTTGAGTTCCAGTTCCCGCAGTACATTTTGTGCCGAAGCGTGAAAGATTTCACCTTCTGGGGTGAGCGAAACAGGGTAGCTGCTTCGGTCGAAAAGTTCCGTGCCAAGCCAGGTTTCGAGGGCTTTGATCCGTCTGCTGAAGGCGGATTGGGTGATGTTGCGCTCGTCGGCTGCCTGGGAGAAGTTTCCGCGTTTGCTCAGAACCAGAAAGTCGGCCAGCCAATTGGTGTCCACCTCGTTTTTCCTTCTGAGACACTGCCGAATAAATAAGCAGTACGTGAAACTATGCAAAATTTGCATAACAAGGCTGTTGGTTGAATTCAAGCAATCGATATAAGCTTTTGCTTCAGGTGCGGATAACTTGCTCATTCAACGAAGCGACACCGCACACGATCCCGCCGGTTTATACCGGCTCCGACCCATTCGAATTGTTCCAGAGGGGGAATGATCGTGAAATTTACAGCTCCATTGAAAGGCCTGTCACTTGCCGCAATCCTGGCGACTTCAGTTGCCTTTCCGGCAATTGCAGAAACGCCAGCAGACACGTTTGTGATTGCCCGCAACACCGCAGATGCGATTACGCTTGATCCCGCCGAATGCTTTGAATTCACCGGCAGCCGGATTGTCGCAAACATCTATGAGCGACTGTTTCTGTTCGAGCCGGATGACCTGACAAAACTTGTTGGCGGCATTGCAGAATCCTATGAATTTTCCGAAGACGGCAAGAAAATCACCGTCAAGCTGCGCCCGGGCCTGACGTTCCATTCGGGCAACCCTGTCACCGCGGCTGATGTTGCCTATTCGCTGAGCCGGGCCGTGAAGCTGGACAAGACGCCGGCCTTCATCATCAAACAGATCGGATGGACTGCAGACAATGTCGACGAGGCAGTCGTTGCCGTCGATGATGGTACCGTTGAGATCAACATTCTCGCTGATTTGTCACCCGCGCTCGTGCTGAACCTGTTGTCCTCCAGCGTCGCTTCCATTGTCGACATGAAAGAGGTCCAGAAACACGAAGTCGACGGTGACATGGGCTATGCATGGCTGAAAGACAATTCCGCTGGGTCCGGTCCTTTCATGTTGAAGAACTGGAAAGCCAACGAAGTCGTCATGCTGGAAGCCTTTGACGACTATCGGCAGGGCAAACCTGCGATGAACCGCGTCGTCATTCGCCACGTGGCGGAGCCTTCCGCGCAACGCCTCCTGCTTGAAAAGGGTGACGTTGACGCAGCGATGGAATTGACAGCTGACCAGCTCAAGGGACTTGCCGGCAATGACGATGTTTCTGCCGAGAGCTACCCCAAGGGTTATCTGATGTATCTGGCGTCCAACATGGAGCATCCGGTTCTGTCGAAACCGGAAGTTCGTGAGGCGCTGAAATACATGGTCGATTATGACGGCATGGTCGGATCGTTCCTCGATGGACAGTACAAGATCCATCAGAACTTCTGGCCGTCAGGCATGTGGGCTGCGGCCACGGACACGCCGTACAGCCAGAACATGGACAAGGCAAAGGCGCTGATTGCGGATGCTGGTCTTGATGCCGATACCAAGATCACCATCGACACGCTGAACAAATCACCGTTCACGGAAGTCGCCCAAAGCGTTCAGGCAAGCCTGAAGGAACTCGGCATCGACTCGGAAATCATCTTGTCCGACGGTGCAACGCTCTGGCCGAAATACCGTGCACGCAAACATGAGTTGATCGTTGCGCGCTGGGGCCCGGATTACTCTGATCCGCATTCCAATGCCGATGCATTTGCTCACAACCCGAACAACGACTTCGAAGCCAAGCTGACCGGCAAGCTGACATGGCGAAACGCCTGGCCTGCTGAAGGTTTGACCGAATTGACCGATCAGGCCGCGGCCGAATCCGATCCGGCCAAGCGCGAAGCCACCTATGCCAAGCTGCAGAAGATGGTTCAGGAGGATTCTCCGTTCACCATCATGTTCCAGGCAATCGGCACATTTGGCCAGCGTGCAAAGGTCAAAGGCTTCGTCAATGGCGTGACCTCTGATCAGGCGTACTACAAAACAGTGACCAAGTAAGATCTGGTCTGATGGTTCCGTGCACCTGACAAAAGATGTGCGGACCATCGACGATTTGAGATGCGCGCTCCCGCGTTTTTTGCAGCATGGGAGCGCGATTTTACTTGTTCAAGGATCGGCCGACTTGCTTGTCACTCCACCATCTATTCGTCTTCATTCCAAACCCGTGCAGCTAAGACGCACCGTGCCGGGAAACACCGGGCGACAGAGGCTCTGGACCCAGTTTCAAAAGGCGCTTTTGAATGACTGACAGCGCCGCGACCCCGCGCCCTGCGGTGGATTTCAAACCCTATCTGAATGTCGCCCGAAAAATCGGCGGCGGCATTCTCATGTTGGCCCTGACTTTCATCGGGTTGACCGCTGTCACCTTCGTCATAGGGCGTATCATGCCCAATGACCCTGTTGTCGCCATTGTCGGAGACAGAGCGTCGAAGGAAGTCTATGACGCGATGTTCCTGCAGCTCGGCCTCGACAAGCCGATCTGGCAGCAATACCTGATATTCTTGGGTGACATCCTGCGCGGCGATTTCGGCAACTCGGTGATGACAGGACAGCCTGTTCTGGAAGACATCAAGCGGTTTTTCCCCGCGACGCTGGAACTGGCCACGATTGCAACGGTTGTCGGCGTGATTATCGGCATACCTGCCGGTGTTTTTGCCGCTGTGCGCCAAGGCACGCTCATCGACCACTGCGTTCGGGTCATAGGTCTTCTAGGCCACTCCATCCCGATTTTCTGGCTCGGCATGGTCGCGTTGTTGGTCTTTTATGCCAAGCTGGACTGGGTGGCCGGTCCTGGCCGTATTGATTTCTTCTATGACGGTATCGTCGATCCGGTGACAGGTGTCATCATGATCGACGCAGCGATTGCCGGGGAATGGGATGTGTTTCAAAATGCACTGTCCCACGTCATCCTGCCGGCTTCTATGCTGGCAATCTATTCACTGGCCTATATTGCCCGCATGACGCGGTCTTTCATGCTGGATCAGCTCAATCAGGAATATGTTCTGACAGCGCGCGTGAAGGGGCTCGGCGAGGGGACGGTGATCTGGTACCACGCCTTCCGGAACGTGATGGTTCAGCTGATCACCATCATCGGACTGACCTATGCCAGCCTTCTCGAAGGTTCCGTTCTGACGGAGACCGTATTTGCCTGGCCTGGTATTGGTCAATACATCACCAATTCGCTGTTCAATGCAGACATGAACGCCGTGATAGGCGGGACGCTCGTCGTCGGTATTTCCTTCGTTTTCATTAACATGCTGTCTGACATGCTTTATCGCATTGTCGATCCGAGGGCGAAGTAATGTCGGAGCACACGCAAACCTCAAGTTCCGTTGTGTCCTGGTTGCTGGCAGACTCGCCGGACAATGCTTTCCAGGCCCGTTGTCAGCGCGCCTATATCAGTTGGCTCTCTTTCAAATCCAACCCGATCGCGATGCTTGGCTTCTTCATCGTGCTCTTTCTCTGTCTCGTCGCGCTTTTCGCACCACTGCTGACATCCGGTGACGGAACGACGCAGGAGCTTTCCAATCGCCTTGCGCCGCCGAGCGCCGAGCATTGGTTTGGTACCGACGAACTCGGACGCGATATCTACGACAGGATTGTCTGGGGCTCGCGGGTGACGCTCTACATCATCTTTCTCGTGTCGATCATCGTGATGCCCATCGGCCTTATCATCGGTACGACGGCCGGGTTGTTCGGCGGTGTTGTCGACGCGACTTTGATGCGGATCACCGATATTTTTCTGGCGTTTCCCAGACTGATACTTGCGTTGGCATTTGTCGCCGTTCTTGGCCCCGGACTGGAGAATGCGGTACTTGCCATTGCCTTGACGACCTGGTCGCCTTATGCGCGCCTTGCAAGGGCTGAAACACTGACGCTGCGCAACTCCGAATATATCCTTGCAGCGCAAATCATGGGTGCGTCGCGCATAAGGGTTTTGCTGGCCCATATCATGCCAATGTGCATGTCATCTACAATCGTGCGTTTGACGCTGGACATGGCCGGGATCATCCTGACCGCCGCAGGGCTCGGCTTTCTGGGTCTCGGTGCGCAGCCGCCGCTTGCCGAATGGGGGGCGATGATCGCCTCTGGCCGCGATTATCTCCTGGATCAATGGTGGGTGCCGACTATTCCCGGCATCGCCATTCTTGTTGTCTCGCTCGGCTTTAACCTGCTGGGTGACGGTCTGCGCGACGTTCTCGACCCGCGCAGTTCAGGGGGGCACTGACCATGAACGGAAGCTTCAAAAAGGAGCCTTTGCGTGAAGAACCGCTCTTGTCCGTTCGTGACCTTCACGTGCGCTTTTCAACCTCCAAAGGTCTCGTTCACGCTGTTCGCGGTGTCAGCTTCGACCTTGGCCGGGAACGGCTTGGAATTGTTGGCGAGTCCGGATCTGGCAAGTCGCAAACCGGACGTGCGCTGCTGCGCCTGACAGCCGGCAATGGGCGCATTGATGCGGAAAAACTGATGTTCAGCGGCATGGATCTGATGCAGGCGAACGGAAAGACAATGCGAAACATTCGCGGTTCGCGCATTTCCATGATCATGCAGGACCCCAAATATTCACTGAACCCGGTTCTGACCGTTGGTGCGCAGATTGCCGAGTCCTGCCGACGGCATGAAAACATCCCCCGGGCGGAGGCAAAAAAGCGCGCACTTTCAATGCTCGACACGGTTCGCATCCGCGAGCCGGAAAAGGTTTACTCCCTTTATCCGCATCAGGTGTCGGGCGGGATGGGCCAACGCATCATGATTGCGATGATGCTGATAACCAATCCGGACGTGATGATTGCTGACGAACCGACTTCTGCGCTGGACGTGACGGTGCAAATGCAGGTGCTCTCCCTTCTCGACGACATGGTGCGTGAACGTGGCATGGGTCTCGTGCTCATCAGTCACGACTTGCAGCTTGTTTCCAGCTTCTGTGACCGGGTGCTTGTCATGTATGGCGGACGCATCATGGAAACGCTGGACGCCAAGCATCTCGACCAAGCGCAGCATCCCTATACGAGAGGGCTTCTCAATTGCCTGCCGAGGCTCGACGGTCGTCACGACGATCTTCCTGTTCTTGAACGGGATCCGGCCTGGCTCACGCAGCCAAGCGATGCCAGCGGGGTGTTCGAGCAATGATCGAAATCAGCGACTTCAGCATTGCTTTCGGCTCGGGCAAAAATCAGATCCAAGCGGTCAAGAACTTCAATCTTTCGGTCGCGGAGGGGGAGAGCTTTGGTCTGGTCGGTGAATCGGGTTCCGGGAAGTCGACCGTACTCAGAGCCATGGTCGGTATCTATTCCCACTGGACCGGGACCATCAGAATTGACGGGCAGCCTATTGCCCACAAACGAACACCTGCCTCCCGCAAACACATGCAGATGGTGTTCCAGGACCCCTATGGTTCGCTTCATCCACGCAGAACCGTGGACGCCACTTTAAGTGAGCCGCTGGTCATCCACGGATTGGACAATCGCGAAGAACGGGTCCTGAAGATCCTCGCCGAAGTCGGCCTTGGCCCGGAATACCGGTTTCGCTACCCCCACCAACTTTCTGGTGGTCAACGGCAGCGCGTCGCCATTGCGCGCGCGCTCATTCTTGAGCCACGGGTCATCCTGCTTGATGAGCCGACGAGCGCGCTGGACGTGTCTGTTCAGGCTGAAATTTTGAACCTTTTATCTGCACTTCGGAAGGCGCATGGCCTGACCTATGTGATGGTCAGCCACGACCTTGCTGTCGTCGGGCACCTCTGCAGCCGGATTGCCGTGATGAACCGCGGCGAGGTTGTGGAGGAGATGAGTGAGGACCAGATGCGCACGGGTAACCTCAAGCATGAGTATACGCGCCAGCTCTGGACCGCATCGCATGGCTACGATCGCAAGGCTTTGGCAGGGTTCAAGGAATTTGCATAGTAAGGGCGGTTGAGACCCGCCCGATGATGTATCGCCATTGGTTCGCAAGGTACCGCTCATCGCTACCAAGTTTCGTAAAGTGCATAGGTGCCGATAGCGCTTTTTCCGGCAACCAGCGGACGAAATCTATTCGCCAGCGGTTATATCAGTTGTAAGATGGTATGCTAGGCGTTTAGCGCGTCGCGGACGACGTGCCAGCTTCGAACGGAAAGATACTCGAAAGACCATTACTATCGGAAAAATGGATTTCTATTCAAAGACATAAACGCAGGTCGTGGGCAAAACGGAGGACTTGTACGATGTCGATAAGTCGGAAGATTGCCATGACGGGCGCATTTGTGTGTTTCGTTATCGGTATCAGTGCTGTCTATGGAGAGGAGCACCAGAGCGGAAGCGATCGGCCTTTATGCGGTCCGCACCGGGCTACCATACTTGACCTTGCCGATCGCATCATTTCAGACCGCCCACAGGCCAAAAGGTTTTCACAACGGCATTTTGGAACTGCAGCCAGCTATTTGAAGCTGCGCTACGACGACCTGGACTTTGCTTCTGGACTGGACCTGATGGATCGCGTTCAAGGCGGTACTCAACGCCAGGCTCATGGCCTGAAGGAGGTACGGTTAGCCTTTGCGATCTCAAAACTGGGTGTGGTTGAAGGTTTGAAAACGGATGACCGACCAGCTGTCGAGATCTTTGCCGATTTCTCGCCCATCGTTATACGGCAAATTCTGCTGGCGGATGCTGGCGCAACCTTCCTCGAACTGCTGGCGGCAGTGCGGAGCAGCCCTGACCTGGTCAAAGGCTTTGACGCCCGGTATTTCAATGGGCTTGGCGTTCACAATTGGGTTGTCGACCAAAGCGATGACTTCAAATTGACATTGGCCCGAAACGCGGAAGCGGCCGGAGAATTGGGTGTTGCGGCCATGGTCCTGGGTTCGCGCCAGGACTTGTCAGCTTATGATGCTTTGCTTGAGCGGCACCAGGAACAAAACCTGGCGAAGAGGGCGGGACCGGACAAGCTTTCGATCTATCTTGCTTCGGTTAACAATCAAATTGCTCCGGTTCCTGTTCCCGGAGACGATGAGGAAAGCCGTCAACGCCGTGCGCGCTATCATGAAATACTGCGAGCTTCTTTCCAGATGGGGGGAATGGCGTGGCTGAGCATTCTTTTCAATCAGACAGGGGCCGAGGGCCCGATTGCTGATGCATCGCGTGACTTTCTTGCTGAAATCGAAGCCGGACGTCTGCAGCCAAGAACTGAACTCGATCCTGCCTGGGTCTATCTTTACGGGCGTTTGTCCGAGGAAATGGGTGATGAAAACCTGAACCAGCAGATGACAGGATTTAGCTTGGGAAAAACTGTCCGCCACTATGCGGATACGGCGCAAACCACCTTGAATTGGATGATTGCGCGGCAGGCTATGGTCGCCTATCTGACCGAAACTGATACTGGTCTTCCATCGCGACCTTCAGCATTGCCGCCCGATTTCGATTGGGAGGCATGGACTGCGGCAGCGTCGGCTCTTCGAAGTGACAAAGACGATCTGCCTCTGGGCGTCGATCGAACCATTTTCCTGGAACTGCTGCTTGCTAAGGGAGATGTGACGCAAGCAGTGGAGTTGGCGAACAAGTTTCTGCCACCAACGGATCGGCTCTGGTTCTACCGTGATGTCATGATCCGGCTCGACCATCTTTGTGAAGGGTACACGGTTTTTCCAGGCGCTGAGTTGAGCATGGGCGGCGACATTCTTTACCGCTTTGATGGGAAGTAAGTTTTCGGGTCTGGGTTTGGCGTCCAGTTCGCCAGATCCGCAAACGAGACCTTTGAGAAGAAGCAAAGGCGAAAGAACTGAAGGACTTTCCGAATATCAGTGCTGAGCTTAACAGGGGCACTGGGCTTCGGCCAACGGCTTGAATCCAAGTGCAACCCTTGAAAACCGGCAATCTGCCGACGTGTCGTTCTACCCGGATGCATCAACAGTAGCGTTCGGGCCCGTTCCACTGGTCAACTGAATACCTGTCACCATGTGCCCAGCCCACAGGCAGAACGGCTTCGATGCGTTCAAGATCCGCATCTGAAAGGACCAGATCTGCTCCGGAGATGCATTCGCGCAAGTGGCTCACCGAGCGGGTGCCCGGAATTGGGATCACATGAGGCCCGCGGCTGAGCAGCCACGCATTGGCCAGCCCTGCAGCGGTCGTACCCATTTCAGCTGCAAGCTTTCGGAAGCCTTCGGTGAGACGCAGGTTCTCGGTCAGGTTCGGTTCCATAAAACGTGGGTTCCCGCCGAGAAAGGGCAAGTTCGCAAGCGCTTCGCGCGAGATCGGATTGTCGGTCAGGAGCGAACGGCCGACAGGCGAGAAGGCCACCATGGCAACACCAAGTTCGGCGCAAGCCTGCACAAGCCCAAGATCGGGGAACCGCGTGGAGAGCGAGTATTCCGATTGAACTGCTGCGACTGGAAAGGCTTTCATGGCGCGGCGCAGTGTCGAAGGCGCGATTTCCGAAAGGCCGATCGCCCGGGTCTTGCCCTTTTCAACCAACCTTCCAAGGTTCGTTGCCGTTTCTTCCGGAGTGAAGCGCGTGTCGCGACGATGCGCGTAAAACAGATCAACGCAGTCGACCCCGAGCCGTTGCAACGACTTGTCAAGTTCAGCTTCAAGGTGCTCTGCGGAATTGTCGAAGACGCGATTGCCGTCTGGATCTCTGGTTATTGTGGCCTTTGTCGCGATGACAAACTCGTCCCGCGCTGAGGGATTGGCCTTCAGGTAGGTTCCGATCGCGTTTTCCGATTTCCCCATGCCGTAAATATTTGCCGTATCCAAATGCGTAACACCCAACTCGCGACATGCATCCAGCACAGCATGGCTCTCGGCCTCGTTGGTTGGTCCATACATGTCGGAAAAGGACATGGCGCCATAGCCAATCGCGCCGACCTCAGGACCGTCGGCACCCAGTTTGCGTTTTTGCATATGTCCCTCTGAGTGTTGGGGAAGTTGGAGAGTTCTTTCGGAATTCATTGTTTTAGTGCCCAAAGGCGTTGAAGTCCAAGGGCAGAGTTTTTTCAGTAAAGCCGCCGATCACGCAATAAGCTGTTGGGAACATGCTGACGCCAGCGAACTAGGGCTCCCATAGAGGTGGTTTGCCAGGTTCCTCCATCAGGAAATCAACGGCTAGCCACTATCGTCAATAGCAAAGGCCACCCGCTGATGCGGGTGGCCCTTCTCTTTAGCCAGCACTTGGCGCAATCGGGATCAGCCAGGCCCCTGACGGATGTTTGCTGGAAGCCAGGTGGCAATTTCCGGGAAGGCGATCAAAACGAAGACCATCAGGACCATGATCAGGAACATCGGGATACTGGCCCGGGCGATGAAACCCATCTCGTGATGTGTCATGCCCTGAAGGACGAACAGATTGAACCCGATCGGCGGTGTGATCTGAGCCATTTCGACCACCACGACAATGAAAATACCGAACCAGATCAGATCAATTCCGGCCTGGCGGACCATGGTCTCGACGACAGCCATGGTCAGCACCACTGAGGAAATGCCATCGAGGAACATTCCCAGGATGATGTAGAAGACCAGAAGCGCCATCAAAAGTTCGAACCGTGACAGTTCCATTTGTGCGATCAGGTCGGCCAGACCACGCGGCAAGCCCGTGAAACCCATGGACAGTGACAGGAAGGCGGCACCGGCCAGGATCAGGGCGAT belongs to Roseibium porphyridii and includes:
- a CDS encoding ABC transporter substrate-binding protein, with protein sequence MKFTAPLKGLSLAAILATSVAFPAIAETPADTFVIARNTADAITLDPAECFEFTGSRIVANIYERLFLFEPDDLTKLVGGIAESYEFSEDGKKITVKLRPGLTFHSGNPVTAADVAYSLSRAVKLDKTPAFIIKQIGWTADNVDEAVVAVDDGTVEINILADLSPALVLNLLSSSVASIVDMKEVQKHEVDGDMGYAWLKDNSAGSGPFMLKNWKANEVVMLEAFDDYRQGKPAMNRVVIRHVAEPSAQRLLLEKGDVDAAMELTADQLKGLAGNDDVSAESYPKGYLMYLASNMEHPVLSKPEVREALKYMVDYDGMVGSFLDGQYKIHQNFWPSGMWAAATDTPYSQNMDKAKALIADAGLDADTKITIDTLNKSPFTEVAQSVQASLKELGIDSEIILSDGATLWPKYRARKHELIVARWGPDYSDPHSNADAFAHNPNNDFEAKLTGKLTWRNAWPAEGLTELTDQAAAESDPAKREATYAKLQKMVQEDSPFTIMFQAIGTFGQRAKVKGFVNGVTSDQAYYKTVTK
- a CDS encoding ABC transporter ATP-binding protein codes for the protein MNGSFKKEPLREEPLLSVRDLHVRFSTSKGLVHAVRGVSFDLGRERLGIVGESGSGKSQTGRALLRLTAGNGRIDAEKLMFSGMDLMQANGKTMRNIRGSRISMIMQDPKYSLNPVLTVGAQIAESCRRHENIPRAEAKKRALSMLDTVRIREPEKVYSLYPHQVSGGMGQRIMIAMMLITNPDVMIADEPTSALDVTVQMQVLSLLDDMVRERGMGLVLISHDLQLVSSFCDRVLVMYGGRIMETLDAKHLDQAQHPYTRGLLNCLPRLDGRHDDLPVLERDPAWLTQPSDASGVFEQ
- a CDS encoding ABC transporter permease, with product MSEHTQTSSSVVSWLLADSPDNAFQARCQRAYISWLSFKSNPIAMLGFFIVLFLCLVALFAPLLTSGDGTTQELSNRLAPPSAEHWFGTDELGRDIYDRIVWGSRVTLYIIFLVSIIVMPIGLIIGTTAGLFGGVVDATLMRITDIFLAFPRLILALAFVAVLGPGLENAVLAIALTTWSPYARLARAETLTLRNSEYILAAQIMGASRIRVLLAHIMPMCMSSTIVRLTLDMAGIILTAAGLGFLGLGAQPPLAEWGAMIASGRDYLLDQWWVPTIPGIAILVVSLGFNLLGDGLRDVLDPRSSGGH
- a CDS encoding GntR family transcriptional regulator translates to MQKQGSVIAALSNQLRLDISLGVIQPGVKLNIEGLKRTYSVSHPSVREALSLLVGEGYVSFEESKGFRVLNPSRDELQDSIRVRAELEVLALEWAIKRSTVDWRSEVVATHYALSEVERQMPTDPINAALEWDERNKTFHMAIAGNCGSPKLIELISVQYDQSRRYRLMAHANDRSEVSRRRWVEKSANEHNELKDAVLSGDTKTGQNLLRGHITKAALHVISDARLADEA
- a CDS encoding SDR family NAD(P)-dependent oxidoreductase; its protein translation is MPSFRPLRSIVTGGSGALGSAIVRSLCERGDQVVCLDQHAPATCMAEFVKVDVTQRPSVDRAIRHAVEHMGGLDVLVHAAGMIRAARFSDLTEEDFECHLNTNLLGAFRVAQQASIHMMENGGRIVFITSIHGQIGVTGRSAYAASKGAVASLARVMAAELAKHRIRVNVLAPGAVDGGMMPDPKSRDGWIAATPSDRVAYLEEVAAVAAMLASDEASFVNGQVLAVDGGASTVRSIGR
- a CDS encoding ABC transporter permease, with product MTDSAATPRPAVDFKPYLNVARKIGGGILMLALTFIGLTAVTFVIGRIMPNDPVVAIVGDRASKEVYDAMFLQLGLDKPIWQQYLIFLGDILRGDFGNSVMTGQPVLEDIKRFFPATLELATIATVVGVIIGIPAGVFAAVRQGTLIDHCVRVIGLLGHSIPIFWLGMVALLVFYAKLDWVAGPGRIDFFYDGIVDPVTGVIMIDAAIAGEWDVFQNALSHVILPASMLAIYSLAYIARMTRSFMLDQLNQEYVLTARVKGLGEGTVIWYHAFRNVMVQLITIIGLTYASLLEGSVLTETVFAWPGIGQYITNSLFNADMNAVIGGTLVVGISFVFINMLSDMLYRIVDPRAK
- a CDS encoding ABC transporter ATP-binding protein, whose product is MIEISDFSIAFGSGKNQIQAVKNFNLSVAEGESFGLVGESGSGKSTVLRAMVGIYSHWTGTIRIDGQPIAHKRTPASRKHMQMVFQDPYGSLHPRRTVDATLSEPLVIHGLDNREERVLKILAEVGLGPEYRFRYPHQLSGGQRQRVAIARALILEPRVILLDEPTSALDVSVQAEILNLLSALRKAHGLTYVMVSHDLAVVGHLCSRIAVMNRGEVVEEMSEDQMRTGNLKHEYTRQLWTASHGYDRKALAGFKEFA
- a CDS encoding LysR family transcriptional regulator, producing the protein MDTNWLADFLVLSKRGNFSQAADERNITQSAFSRRIKALETWLGTELFDRSSYPVSLTPEGEIFHASAQNVLRELELNRVEFQRRNSATTPDIRLAASTSLALSFVPEWLHQIKQGCGSFSVSIDSYDFYEMVELLGDRKMDLLVLYFKPEVPAFFEHQEFDSIKLGDDTMHLCTAVDAKGRPAFDVDKPPSTGLEYIGYGQTGYFSKVEDLLFSSMTAQDPDFVCTSQSGTCEFMKRLAHLDQKMLWLPACSAYEDVQAGRLALAGEGRYDTNLEIWVFKKRDAPSPLVQKIWSHLKSNPCTGHLENYRLS
- a CDS encoding aldo/keto reductase; translation: MQKRKLGADGPEVGAIGYGAMSFSDMYGPTNEAESHAVLDACRELGVTHLDTANIYGMGKSENAIGTYLKANPSARDEFVIATKATITRDPDGNRVFDNSAEHLEAELDKSLQRLGVDCVDLFYAHRRDTRFTPEETATNLGRLVEKGKTRAIGLSEIAPSTLRRAMKAFPVAAVQSEYSLSTRFPDLGLVQACAELGVAMVAFSPVGRSLLTDNPISREALANLPFLGGNPRFMEPNLTENLRLTEGFRKLAAEMGTTAAGLANAWLLSRGPHVIPIPGTRSVSHLRECISGADLVLSDADLERIEAVLPVGWAHGDRYSVDQWNGPERYC